Sequence from the Jatrophihabitans sp. genome:
CGCTGAGAGCTCCACCCAGTGGAAGGCCGCCGGTGACCGGCTGCGGGCCATCGTCGAGGAATGGAAGCTGATCAAGGGGATCGACCGCAAGACCGATGACGCGCTGTGGAAGCGGTTCGCCGCCGCCCGCGACGCCTTCGGCAAGCGTCGCGGCAGCCACTTCGCCAACCTCGACACCGAGCGCGACGCCGCCAAGTCGATCAAGGAGAAGCTGGTGGCCCGGGCCGAGGAGCTGTCCAGCTCCGAGGACTGGCGCGAGACCTCGGCGGCGTTGAAGGAACTGATGAACGAGTGGAAGGTCGCTCCGCGGACCAACCGCAGCACCGAGGACGCGCTGTGGAAGCGGTTCAGAGCCGCTCAGGACGTGTTCTTCGAACGGCGCTCCGGAGTGTTCGCCGAGCGCGACGCCGAGCAGAGCCAGAACCTGAAGGAGAAGGAATCGATCATCGCCGAGGCCGCCGCGCTCGATGTGAGCAATCCGCGGCAGGCCCAGGTGGCGCTGCGCGACCTGCAGGAGAAGCTGGAGACGCTCGGCCACGTTCCGCGCGATTCCATGCAGCGGCTCGAGACCAGGATGCGCGCCGCCGAGCAGCGGGTCCGCGAGGCACTCGACGCCGAGTGGAAGCGCGGGGCGACCGAGTCCAACCCGTTCCTGGCGCAGTTGAAGGAACGCCTGAGCGAGGCCGAGGCCAAGCTTGCCAAGGCCCAGGCGTCCGGGGACCCGCAGCGCATCGCCAAGGCCGAGGCCGAGGTCAGCAGGCGCAAGGCGCTGCTGCCGGAGTAGGTCGGCCAGGCCGGTTCAGGGGCCGGGCCGGATAGGGGCCAGGCCAGTTTTGGGGCCAGGCCGGTTTGGGGGCCGGGCCTGGTGGGCGGCAGGAACGGATGGCTCGCTCGGCCGGAGCCGGGTGGGCGGCAGGAGCGGATGGCTCGCTCAGCCGCGGTTGGCCTCGGAATGCCCGACGGGAAAGTGCCGCCAGCTCCCCTCGGAGACGACTTCGATGACGCCGTCGATCACCTTGATGGCCAGTGCCGGCATCAAGGAACGAGCAGTCCAGCTAGTCCTGCTGAGCTGGGCCGGCTGGGCTAGGCCGGCCGGCGGCCGATGCTCAGCAGCGGCGTAGCTGGTTTCGCGGCGGGTTTGGTGAGTCCGGAGGGCCCTCGCCATTTCTGGTGCGCCGAGATGCCGCCGTCGGCCACCAAGTGGTGCGGGGCGGCATAGCTGACCCGGGCCGTCACCACGTCACCGGCCTGATACCCCACTGGCGACGGCGCGCCGGCGCCGACGTGCACCAGCCGCCCGTCACGGGCCCGCCCGGAGATGCGCTCGTTCGCGGCATCCTTCTTGCCGCCGAAGGTGCTGACCAGCACCTCGACGTCGGCGCCGACCAGCCGCTTGTTGTCGTCCCAGCTGATCTGTTCTTGCAGCTCGATCAGCCGGTCGTAGCGCTGCTGCACCACGGCCTTCGGAATCTGGTCCGGCATGGTCGCTGCCGGCGTGCCGGGCCGCGGCGAGTACTGGAAGGTGAACGCGCTGGCGAACCTGGCTCGCCGGACGGCGTCCAGGGTCTGCTCGAAGTCCTGCTCGGTCTCACCCGGAAAGCCGACGATGATGTCGGTGGTGATGGCCGCGTGCGGCATCGCCGCGCGCACTCTGTCGATGATGTCGAGGTAGCGGGCCTGCCGGTAGGAGCGCCGCATCGACCTGAGCACCGCGTCCGAGCCGGACTGCATCGGCATGTGCAGCTGCGGGCAGACATTGGGGGTCTCGGCCATCGCGGCGATCACGTCATCGGTGAAGTCGCGGGGGTGCGGGCTGGTGAAACGCACCCGGTCCAGGCCCTCGACACGTCCGCAGGCGCGCAGCAGCTTGCCGAAGGCCAGCGCGTCACCGAACGAGCGGCCGTAGGAGTTGACGTTCTGGCCCAACAGGGTGATCTCGGTGACGCCCTCGGCCACCAGCGCCTCGATCTCGGCCAGCACGTCGCCGGGGCGCCGGTCGGTCTCCTTGCCGCGCAGGCTGGGCACGATGCAGAACGTGCAGCTGTTGTCACAGCCCACCGAGATCGACACCCACGCCGAGAAGGCCGAGTCACGCCGGCTGGGCAGGTCGGAGGGGAAGTTGGCCAGGGCGTCGAGGATCTCGACCTGGGCCTCGCCGTTGTGCCGGGCGCGTTCGAGCAGTACCGGCAGGCTGGCCAGGTTATGGGTGCCGAAGACCACGTCGACCCAGGGCGCCTTCTGCAGCACGGCAGCCTGGTCCTTCTGCGCCAGGCAGCCGCCGACGGCGATCTGCATGCCCGGACGGGCGGTTTTCACCGGCGCCAGCTGGCTGAGGTTTCCGTAGAGCCGGTTGTCGGCGTTCTCGCGCACCGCGCAGGTGTTGAAGACCACCAGGTCGGCCTCCCGGCCGCTCTGGTCGGCAGCCCGGCGGTACCCGGCCCGTTCCAGCAGCCCGGACAACCGTTCGGAATCGTGGACGTTCATCTGGCAGCCGTAGGTGCGGATGGCGTAGGTCGGTCCGGTGGCGAGGTCACCGGCGCCGGAGTCGCCAGCACGCGGGTCACCGGCGCACGGGTCACCGGCACTCGGGAGGCCGGTGAGGTCGGCGCGGGACTCGGTACCGGGGGCGGCGTTCATATCGGCTCAAGAGTACGAGGCCGCACCACCCGGCGCTGACCAGGCGGCCTACTCTTGCTCATGGCCGCCACCGCCAAGCCGGCTGCACCCGGGCCGGCCGCCGCCGAACACGGCCCGGTCCCAGGAGCTGCCGCCGAGATCGGGCTCGCCACCTGCCACCAGGAGCAACCCGCTCCTATCCGGCTGCGGCCCCTGACCGTGGCCGACCTGCCGCTGTTGGGCCAGTGGTTCGCTGCCGCGCACGTCGAGCGCTGGTGGCACGAGCCCAGCGACCCGGCGCGGGTCCGGGCCGAGTACCTGCCCTGCATCGAAGGCAGCGAACCTACGCACGCCCTGATCGCCGAGCTGCCCACCGGCCCGTTCGGCTATGCCCAGTGGTGTCGCTGGAGCGACTACCCCGACCACGCCCGGAGCGTGGGAGCCGATCCGGACGAGGCCGGCTTCGACTACCTCATCGGCTCCGCGGACCTCTGCGGCCACGGAATCGGCACCCGGCTGATCGCGGCACTGGTCGGGCTCGTCCGGGACAGCGATGCGACGGTGGCCGGCTTCGTGGTGGATCCGGAGGTCGCCAACGCCGCCTCTCGACGCGTTCTGGAGAAGAACGGGTTCGAACTGGTCGCGGTGAAGGAGATACCGGACCCGGACGGCCGCCCGATCGGGCCGACCGCGGTCTACCGGCGCCGGCTGGTCAGCCGGCAGCCCGCGAGGTCAGTGGGCGACCTCGGTGGCTCGTGACTCGCGCACGACGGTCACCCTGATCTGGCCGGGATAGGTCAGCTCGTCCTCGATCTGCTTGGCGACCTCGCGGGCGATGACACCGGCGGCGAGGTCATCGACCTGCTCGGGCAGCACCATCACCCGAACCTCGCGGCCGGACTGCATGGCAAAGACCCGCTCCACCCCTGGGCGGGCGGTGGCGATCTGCTCGATCCGCTCGAGCCGCTTGACGTAGACCTCCAGCGACTCGCGCCGGGCGCCGGGACGGGCCGCCGAGCAGGCGTCAGCCGCCTGGGTCAACACGGCTTCGACGGTTTTTGGCTGCACCTCGTTGTGATGGGCCTCGACGGCATGCGCGACCGCCTCGCTCTCGCCGAACTTGCGCAGCAGGTCCGCGCCGATGATGGCGTGGCTTCCCTCCACCTCGTGGGTGAGGGCCTTGCCGATGTCATGCAGGAAGGCCGCCCGCTTGATCAGGCTCGTCTCCAGACCGAGCTCGCTGGCCATGATGCCGGCGATGTGAGCGGTCTCGATGAGGTGTCCCAGCACGTTCTGGCCGTAGCTGGTCCGGTACTTCAACCGCCCCAGGGTGGGGATCAGCCGCTCGTCGAGGTCGGTGATGCCGATCTCGGCCAGCGAGTCGCGGGCGGCTCGCAGGCACAGCTCGTCGACCTCGACCTTGGCCGTCTCGTAGATCTCTTCGATGCGGTGCGGGTGGATCCGGCCGTCCAGCACCAGTTTTTCCAGGGTGATCCGGGCGACCTCTCGGCGAACCGGGTCGAAGCAGGACAGCAGGACGGCTTCGGGGGTGTCGTCGATGATCACATTGACCCCGGTGACCGACTCGAAGGCCCGGATGTTGCGGCCCTCGCGGCCGATGATGCGGCCCTTCATCTCGTCGCTGGGCAGGTGCAACACGCTGACCACGGTCTCGGTGGTCTGCTCGCTGGCTACGCGCTGAACCGCGTCGACCACGATGGCCCGGGCCCGGTCGGTGGCCTCGGCGCGCGCCTCGGTCTCGATCGAGCGAACCAGGTTCGCGGCGTCGCGGCGGGCGGCGGCCTCGACCGAGCTGAGCAATTCGAGTTTGGCCTCTTCGGTGGTCAGCACGGCCACCCGCTCCAGAGCGGCGGTGTGCTCGAGCTCGTGGCGGACCGTCGCCGCGGCCAGCTCGGAGCGCAACTCCTCCAACGCGGCGCCCTCGGCCTCGAGTTCGGCCCGGCGGGCCTGGATCTCACGCACCGCCGAGTCCAGCTCGGACTCGCGCCGGTCCAGGCTCTGCGCGCGCGTCGCCAGCTCCTGCTCACGCGTCGCGAGCGCCGTCAGCTGAAGCTGGGACTCCCGCTCGGCGGTGCGCCTGGCATCGGCGATCAGGTCAGCGGCAGCCGTCTCGGCGCGCGCCTTGGCAGCGTCACCGCTGGCTCGGGCGGCTGCCACCTCGGTCTGGGCTGCTCTGCGCAGGGATTCGATCTCGGCGTCGGCGGCCCGGCGAGCGGCGTCGGCGTCTTTCATCGCGCGCTGCCGGATGGATTCGGCTTCAGCTTCGGCTTCGGCCACCCGGTCGGGGCCGTTCATCGCCGCCTGCTTGGCGGTGGCCTCGCCAGCTCCGGAGCGGCCGGCGTAGAGCGACAGGAATCGAAGACCGAGGATGAGGATCAACACAAATATGGCGGCGATAGCCGCGAACTCACTCAAGTGGCTCACTGAACGTCCTCCTCTCGCGGAGGCGACGCGTCAGTCAAGACCCGTCGCGACAGCACTGCAGGAGGCGGAAGCCGTGGGCCGGCCGCCCATGCGAACACAGAATGGAGGCGCCTTCCGCTAGCGCAGCGGGCGGCGTTCACTGTCTCCTTCGGTCCTCGATGTGACGACGGTCAACGGGCAAACATGACGCTTTGTATGTCAGTGCGCTGCGCGTGGGCGCAACGCATCCAGTCTCCTGATCTTGTGAGGTTATGAACGATGAGGCACAGGGTCAAGCCAGCCATGCGGTCTCATCGGGCCCAGTGTCCTCACCTGACGCGCCGACAGCGTCCCGAACCACCTGAAAGGCCATTGACGGCGAATAACCCTTGCGCGCCAGCATTCCCACCAAACGGCGCGTTTTGACCTCGGGTGCCAGTCGGGTCATCGAGCGGAGCTTGCGCGCCACCAACTGCCGGGCGGCCGCCGCCTCCGCCTCGGGCCCTATCCCGCTCACGGCGGCCGTGATCACGGTCTCGTCGACGCCCTTGTCCCGCAACTGGCGGCTGATCTCTCGTACCGCCAGCCCTCGATCACGCTGCCGGGACGAGACGTAGTCACCGGCGAACGCGTGATCGTCCACCAACCCGACGTCGGCCAGCCGGTCCAGCACCTTGGTCGAGGCCTGCTCAGGAACGCCGCGCGCGGCGAGCGCCTGGTGCAGCTCGGCCCGGGTGCGGGCGCGCGCGGTCAGCAGGCGCAAGCAGATCGTCCGGGCGGCACTTTCGGGGTCGGCGTCGGGATCGGCTAGCCGGGCGTCGAGGTCGGAGGGCTCGGCGGGCGGCGCAAAGGCGCCGCCACCCGCCGAACGCGAGCGAGCCATTGACGCTAGAAGTCCACCGGAGCCGGCAGCGGCGCCACTTCGGTCACCTGCGCGCCCACCCCGAGCTTCTCCTTGATCTTCTTCTCGATCTCCTCGGCGAGGTCGGGGTTGTCACGCAGGAAGTTGCGGGAGTTCTCCTTGCCCTGGCCTAGCTGGTCGCCTTCGTAGGTGTACCAGGCGCCGGACTTGCGAACGATGCCCTGATCGACGCCGACGTCGATCAACGAGCCTTCACGACTGATTCCTTGGCCGTAGACGATGTCGAACTCCGCCTGCTTGAACGGCGGGGCGACCTTGTTCTTGACGACCTTGACCCGAGTGCGGTTGCCTACCGCCTCGCCACCGTCCTTGAGGGTTTCGATACGGCGGACGTCCAGGCGCACCGACGAGTAGAACTTCAGCGCTTTGCCACCGGTGGTGGTCTCGGGCGAGCCGAACATGACGCCGATCTTCTCGCGCAACTGGTTGATGAAGATCGCGGTGGTGCCGGAGTTGCTGAGCGCGCCGGTGATCTTGCGCAACGCCTGGCTCATCAACCTCGCCTGCAGGCCCACGTGGCTGTCGCCCATCTCGCCCTCGATCTCGGCGCGGGGCACCAGCGCGGCGACCGAGTCCACGACGATGATGTCCAGGGCGCCCGAGCGGATCAGCATGTCCATGATCTCCAGCGCCTGCTCGCCGGTGTCGGGCTGGCTGACCAGCAGGGCGTCGGTGTCGACACCGAGCGCGCGGGCGTACTCGGGGTCCAGGGCGTGTTCGGCGTCGATGAACGCCGCCACCCCGCCGGCAGCCTGGGCATTGGCCACGGCGTGCAGGGCCACGGTCGTCTTGCCCGAGCTCTCGGGGCCGTAGATCTCCACGATCCGGCCGCGCGGCAGGCCACCGATGCCGAGTGCGATGTCCAGCGCGATCGACCCGGTCGGAATCACCTCGATGGGCACGTAGGGCCGCTCGCCCAACCGCATGACCGAGCCCTTGCCGAACTGCTTGTCGATCTGACCCAGTGCGACCTCAAGAGCCTTGTCGCGGTCGAATGCTGCGGCCATCTTTGGTACCTCTCTCATTTGGCTGTTCTGTTGAGAGCAACGCTAGATCTGACCACCGACACTTTCGCCGGCGAAGCACATCTGTGGACGACACGCGCTCGTTCCCCAGATTAGCGAACAAGTGTTCGATTGACGGCGACACGCCGGTATCAATTTGTCGTCGAGCCGGCCGGCGACGGTCAGCGCAGGCGCTGCGGGACGTCGAACTCCTGGCAGATCGCGCGCCACACCGACTTCGGCGAGTCCCCCCGGGCGATCGCGTCGTTGACGGTCGCTCCCAACGCGGTCACCCGGTAGTCCGCGGCCAGCGAATGGGCGTAGGTCGACCCGAACCGGGCTTCCATCCGCTGCCAGAACTCACTCAATCGCACGCCCTGAACACTAATGCCCGTGCGGCAGGGCGCGGCGCTCAGGCAAGATCTCCCCATGCCGGTTCCCGCCGCCCCCGCCCCCGAGCCTGACCGCTGGTACTCCCAGGAGGCGCTGTCCGGAACCCTGGTCACGCTGGTGCCGCTACAGCCCGAGCACGCCGAGGGATACGCCGCGGCGGTGCGCTCCG
This genomic interval carries:
- the rny gene encoding ribonuclease Y translates to MSHLSEFAAIAAIFVLILILGLRFLSLYAGRSGAGEATAKQAAMNGPDRVAEAEAEAESIRQRAMKDADAARRAADAEIESLRRAAQTEVAAARASGDAAKARAETAAADLIADARRTAERESQLQLTALATREQELATRAQSLDRRESELDSAVREIQARRAELEAEGAALEELRSELAAATVRHELEHTAALERVAVLTTEEAKLELLSSVEAAARRDAANLVRSIETEARAEATDRARAIVVDAVQRVASEQTTETVVSVLHLPSDEMKGRIIGREGRNIRAFESVTGVNVIIDDTPEAVLLSCFDPVRREVARITLEKLVLDGRIHPHRIEEIYETAKVEVDELCLRAARDSLAEIGITDLDERLIPTLGRLKYRTSYGQNVLGHLIETAHIAGIMASELGLETSLIKRAAFLHDIGKALTHEVEGSHAIIGADLLRKFGESEAVAHAVEAHHNEVQPKTVEAVLTQAADACSAARPGARRESLEVYVKRLERIEQIATARPGVERVFAMQSGREVRVMVLPEQVDDLAAGVIAREVAKQIEDELTYPGQIRVTVVRESRATEVAH
- a CDS encoding DUF349 domain-containing protein, with amino-acid sequence MSTEWGRIDEAGTVFVRTAEGEREVGSWQAGDAEAGLAYYIRRYEDLQTEINLLAKRLESGAGDPKATKSQAMTLHASLPTVAAVGDLATLDTRLVTLITAADAKMGELAEARDAARAEAIAKKEALAVEAETIAESSTQWKAAGDRLRAIVEEWKLIKGIDRKTDDALWKRFAAARDAFGKRRGSHFANLDTERDAAKSIKEKLVARAEELSSSEDWRETSAALKELMNEWKVAPRTNRSTEDALWKRFRAAQDVFFERRSGVFAERDAEQSQNLKEKESIIAEAAALDVSNPRQAQVALRDLQEKLETLGHVPRDSMQRLETRMRAAEQRVREALDAEWKRGATESNPFLAQLKERLSEAEAKLAKAQASGDPQRIAKAEAEVSRRKALLPE
- the miaB gene encoding tRNA (N6-isopentenyl adenosine(37)-C2)-methylthiotransferase MiaB, encoding MNAAPGTESRADLTGLPSAGDPCAGDPRAGDSGAGDLATGPTYAIRTYGCQMNVHDSERLSGLLERAGYRRAADQSGREADLVVFNTCAVRENADNRLYGNLSQLAPVKTARPGMQIAVGGCLAQKDQAAVLQKAPWVDVVFGTHNLASLPVLLERARHNGEAQVEILDALANFPSDLPSRRDSAFSAWVSISVGCDNSCTFCIVPSLRGKETDRRPGDVLAEIEALVAEGVTEITLLGQNVNSYGRSFGDALAFGKLLRACGRVEGLDRVRFTSPHPRDFTDDVIAAMAETPNVCPQLHMPMQSGSDAVLRSMRRSYRQARYLDIIDRVRAAMPHAAITTDIIVGFPGETEQDFEQTLDAVRRARFASAFTFQYSPRPGTPAATMPDQIPKAVVQQRYDRLIELQEQISWDDNKRLVGADVEVLVSTFGGKKDAANERISGRARDGRLVHVGAGAPSPVGYQAGDVVTARVSYAAPHHLVADGGISAHQKWRGPSGLTKPAAKPATPLLSIGRRPA
- the recA gene encoding recombinase RecA, whose product is MAAAFDRDKALEVALGQIDKQFGKGSVMRLGERPYVPIEVIPTGSIALDIALGIGGLPRGRIVEIYGPESSGKTTVALHAVANAQAAGGVAAFIDAEHALDPEYARALGVDTDALLVSQPDTGEQALEIMDMLIRSGALDIIVVDSVAALVPRAEIEGEMGDSHVGLQARLMSQALRKITGALSNSGTTAIFINQLREKIGVMFGSPETTTGGKALKFYSSVRLDVRRIETLKDGGEAVGNRTRVKVVKNKVAPPFKQAEFDIVYGQGISREGSLIDVGVDQGIVRKSGAWYTYEGDQLGQGKENSRNFLRDNPDLAEEIEKKIKEKLGVGAQVTEVAPLPAPVDF
- a CDS encoding GNAT family N-acetyltransferase — encoded protein: MAATAKPAAPGPAAAEHGPVPGAAAEIGLATCHQEQPAPIRLRPLTVADLPLLGQWFAAAHVERWWHEPSDPARVRAEYLPCIEGSEPTHALIAELPTGPFGYAQWCRWSDYPDHARSVGADPDEAGFDYLIGSADLCGHGIGTRLIAALVGLVRDSDATVAGFVVDPEVANAASRRVLEKNGFELVAVKEIPDPDGRPIGPTAVYRRRLVSRQPARSVGDLGGS
- a CDS encoding DUF3046 domain-containing protein translates to MRLSEFWQRMEARFGSTYAHSLAADYRVTALGATVNDAIARGDSPKSVWRAICQEFDVPQRLR
- a CDS encoding regulatory protein RecX gives rise to the protein MARSRSAGGGAFAPPAEPSDLDARLADPDADPESAARTICLRLLTARARTRAELHQALAARGVPEQASTKVLDRLADVGLVDDHAFAGDYVSSRQRDRGLAVREISRQLRDKGVDETVITAAVSGIGPEAEAAAARQLVARKLRSMTRLAPEVKTRRLVGMLARKGYSPSMAFQVVRDAVGASGEDTGPDETAWLA